The DNA window TTTTTGAGATATAGGCTTTGTAGGGGATGTATTAGGAGTATTTTTTTTATAAGTGGGTACTGGTTTTACTTTTTGTTTTTTAGGTACTGTTTTCGGCGTAGAAGGAGGTAGCTCTCTTTTGACTGGAGTAATCAAGGTTAAGTTTAGCATTGGGGATGAGTTTTTTTTTAATCCAATAGGGTAATTATTGATTTGCCTTAAATTTAAAATAATAGCTATATGTATTAACAGAGAAATAACTATGCCTACCCTAAGAGGGTATCTATAAAGTAACGCTATTAGCTCCATAAACATATCAATAAACTTTTTATTTAAAGATTAATCTATTATTGTTCAATAACAAATTGATAGTAAAATACTTTATTAAGAATAAAACCCAAATATAAATGAAAAACAAAAATCTCCTAACAAAGATTTTTATATGATTATGCACTTTAGATACACCACCTTAGTAATATTATTACTCTTTTTTTTTATTGCTAAGCCTGCTTGGTCCGCTACTACTATTCATGTAAATGTAGAAGGAGTAGAGGGAGAGGCATTAAAAAATGTAATGGCGTATCTCACTATTGCTCATCAAAAAGAAGATACTGATCTGTCAAAAAGGCAAGTACATTATCTTCATCACAAAGGACCTAATGAAATTAAATCTGCACTTGAGGTTTATGGTTACTACAAAGCTAAAATTGATGCTGAACTAAAGGAGCATAATAATAACGCATGGGAGGCTCGCTATCTTATAAATCCAGGACCTAGAATAAAAGTAGGGGTAATCGACTTAGAAATTTTAGGTGATGGAGCTAAAGACACTTTATTTCAGAATTTAAAGAAAGATTTTCCTATTAAGGAAAACGATCCACTCAGCCAAGCAAGTTATGAAAAAGGAAAAGATGAGCTACAAAAACTAGCCCATGAACATGGTTATTTTGATGCAAAATTTACCCAGCAAAGACTACAAATTAATTTAAAAACCTACCTTGCAACCCCAGTTTTACACTTTGATACAGGATCTCGTTATCGCTTTGGTCAAGTAGAATTTATTAATGACCGCACAATGCAGCAATGTGAGGATGGGGTTGAAACACAAGAAATTCCCAGTAAAAAAGGAATAATAGAGTCAGAATTATTAGTGCGCTATATTCGTTTTAAAGAAGGGGATCCTTATAAAAATGCAAGTTTAGCTGATCTCCAAAGTGCATTGATTGACAGTAATTATTACTCTGAGGTGGAAGTAGAGCCCTGCCCAGAGAGAGCAGTAAATTTAGAAGTTCCTATTTTTGTTTATTTAACCGCAAATACCCATCATCACTATTCTGCTGGAGCAGGCTTTGGTACAAACACCGGCCCTCGATTCAATATAGGTTGGGAAGATCGCTATGTTAATGAACATGGTCATAAATTTAGCTTTGGGATACGAGCCTCTACAATTAATCAAGTCTTTAATCTAGGTTACGCCATTCCAGTTGGCGATCCTCGTACAGATCAATTTAGAATTGATTCTAGCTACGGAAGGCGGATGACAGTCACTAGCGATGATGAGATTGGTCAAATTGGTATTCGTCATATTGCTGCATTATCAAATGGTTGGCAGCGTACTGCATTTTTAGATTTTCGTAGGGAACGATATCATATCTCAGGGGTTGCTGGTGGATTAGCGGGATTTTTAAATATGGGGAAAAGATATGATGGAGGAGATTCTGGCCTTTCCTATTTACTTACCCCTGGTATTAGTTGGTTTCATACAGAGGCAGATAATTTTGTTTATCCTCGTAAAGGTTACCGGTTTAACGTGGAAGTCAGTGGTGCCTCTAGCTATGCAGGCTCTACCAGTAGTTTTGTCCAAGCTACTGCGGAAGGTAAATTTATTCATAGTATCGGAGAGCGAAGCCGTTTTTTATTTCGAGGCAATGCAGGGGTGACATGGGCACCTAATTTCTCTAAACTTCCTCCCTCAATAAGGTATTTTACTGGTGGAGACAACACGATCCGAGGCTATAATTTTGAGGCAATAGGCCCTAAAAATGAAAATGGCCAAGTTATTGGTGGAAAAAATCTACTTGTGGGTAGTATCGAGTACGATTATCGGTTTTTAGACAAATGGCTTATTGCAGGGTTTTACGATGCAGGAAATGCATTTACTGGGTTTAACTTAGATGTACAGCAAGGTGCTGGTGTTGGGGTACGCTGGCTTTCTCCTATTGGTCCTGTTCATTTAGATTTAGCTTATGCAGTGACAAGACCAGGGGATCATATTCGTCTTCATTTCTATCTAGGTCCCGATTTGTGAGGTTAATTCAAAAACTAAGTTTTTTTATTTTATTCTTTTTCCTATTAGTTATAGGTAGCATTGCTTATTTGGTGACTACTGAATCTGGCACTCAGTGGCTGTTTGCACAAATAACTCATCAAATTTCTAGGACATTTCAAATAGGAAAAATAGAAGGATCTTTGGCTAGAAAGTTAACTTTAACTGAAGTTAGTTATTTTAGTTCGGATTTTGACCTGACGGTAGATCAGCTTATTTTTGTTTGGAATCCTGCGATGTTACTAGAAGCTACTTTCTGGGTAGATAAATTATGGGCTAAGAATATTCACTGGCACCAAACCCATTCAAATTCCTCTCCTGATGATTCAAACAAAAACATTAGCCTTCCTCAAATTAAATTACCATTAAAGATAGCAGTAAAAGATGCCCAAGTTCGAAATATTAAAATTGAGTCTTTAGGCTCATCTCCTCAACTGATTAATACAATAGCTTTAAAAGGAAAGTTCGAACAACAAGCTTTAAAATTAGACACACTTGAGATCTCATCCCATCAAGGATATATCAAAACAAGCGGTATCATTACACCACAAAAAAATTACCCCTTGAATCTAATAGCTCAATGGGAAATATCCATACCGGATATAGGAAAAATTGCAGGTAAAGATGCTTTAAGAGGAGATTTAGCACAGCTTACTATTTACCAAACTACCCAAAGCCCCTTTCAGTCTCAACTTAAAGGAAGATTATCTGATCCTTTGCATGATTTAGGCTGGGTTGCTGCTCTTGAAGTTTCAGAATTAGAAATTCAAAAACTATTTCCTCAAACACCTAAAGCACAATTGGATTTACATCTAAAAAGTGCGGGTAATTTAAATAAATTTAAAGTTCAAGCATCTTTTCAAGCAGCTGGATCGGAATTTGGGCATGTACAAGGTGCACTAAAAGGGGAACAACAATCCAAGGGGCATTGGATTATCGAACAGCTTGATCTAGATCAAAAAGAAACCCAAGGGTATTTTACGCTCCATGGTCATATTGTATCTCAGGGAGAACAACCACAAGTTGCAATACGAGGACATTGGCAAGATTTAGCGTGGCCCCTCGTTGGAGAGACTACATTTGCAAGTAAAGAGGGAGATCTCAACTTACAAGGGGTGCCAGATAATTATCGCTTAACAGCTAATACAACGTTATCTGGTCAGGAAATACCAGAAAGCCAATGGTCTTTAGATGGTACAGGGAATACCGAACAACTTAATATTAACCCTCTAGCAGGTAAATTACTCTCAGGCACAGTCACTACTCAAGGGAAAATTGCCTGGAAGCCCGATATAAATTGGGATTTAAATATAACTAGTAAAGAGATTAATCCAGGAATTCAATGGGTAAAATGGCCGGGATCGCTTCATTTCAAAATTGATACCCATGGAGCATTACAGGATTCTAACCAAAAGAGTGCTGTAGTAGAAATTCAGGATTTTTCTGGGTCTTTAAGGAGTTATCCTATTCATGCTCAAGGTCAGATTCAAGTAGAAAATATGCTACTAACTCTTAAAGATTTAACATTACATTCAGGGGATTCAAAGCTTGCTGCTACGGGCACAATAGGTGATCATTTAAATTTAAATTGGCAACTGATTTCCCATGATCTCTCTCAGCTATTACCAGAGGCAAAAGGAAATATTACAGCAAAAGGCTATTTAGGAGGGTATCCTACCTTTCCCGAAGTTATCCTAACACTTCAAGGATCTCTATTAGAGTATCAAAATTTCCAGCTAGGGAGAATTAATGCAGATGGAAACATAGACCCTACAGGGAAGCAACAATCAAAGCTAATTGTTGAAGCAAAAAATATATATGCTGCAAATGAAGCTATTAAATCTTTAGTGCTCCAAGGTGGAGGAATACCCCAGAAACATTACGTAAATATAAATTTAGATTCTACTGATCGCTCTTTAGATTTATCATTTCTGGGATCTTGGAATGAAGAAAAATTTCTCTGGCAAGGGCAAATTTATAAAGGGCAAATTACTGATTCTTTAATAGGGCATTGGAACACAGTAAAACCTACTTCTTTGATACTCACTGATCAAAGTGCTCAATTAGCACCATGGTGTTGGCAACAAGAAAAGGCACAACTTTGTCTTAATGGTAATTGGCAGCCAGATAAACCCTGGGATGCAGGATTTAATATCGCTGATTTATCCCTAACTACTTTTACTTCATTTTTACCAAAACATACCTCAATCATGGGCACCATAGAAGGATCTACTCATATTAAAGGTACAAAATCCCAATTAATTTACGCTAGTGGGCATTTAGTTGCTTCTCCAGGAGAAATTACCCAAATTAACCCAGAAGGAGAAAAACTAACTTTTACCCATCGAGGGCTAACTACTAAACTCAATCTGGGAGAAAATCAGGGAAAGGCAAGTTTAAAACTCTTACTTGATGAACCAAGTGCTACTCCGATCAATGCTGTATTTCATTTACCGCCTGCCCCAATAGATTTTTCTTCTCTCAATGAATTGCCTCTAGATGGCAGAATCTTTATGGCTTTTACCGATCTTACGTTTTTAGAAGCTTTAATACCTGAGGTTGAGGAAGTCCATGGGCAATTTAACCTGGATCTCAATCTAAAAGGGAATCTAGAATCCCCTGAAATTTTAGGGCACGCAATCCTGAAAGAAGGAGCAGCTCAAATTAATAACCTAAATTTAGTGCTTACTAATCTTCATTTGCAACTAGATGCACGAGGTAAAAATCTATTACTCAATGGGGGAGTCACTTCTGGAAAAGGTCAACTTGCCTTAACAGGTCAAAGTTATTTGGATTCTGATAATTTACGTGCTCACCTAAATATTTCAGGGAAGGGGTTTGAAGCTATGAATACTCCTGAAATTCATGTACTCATTTCCCCAAATTTAAACCTTGGACTTGAGGAACAGGAAATTCATGTAGATGGAGAGGTACTTGTTCCTGAAGCCAATATTATCATTAAAGATATTAAAACAAGAGGTGGAATAGCCGGCTCTAGAGATGTAGTCATTGTCTCCAAAGAAGAAAATCTGGAAGAAAAATTAGAAAATATGCCCATTTACGCTAAAGTAAGGGCAATCCTAGGGGATAAGGTAGTTGTACAGGGATTTGGCTTCAAGGGAGACATTGCAGGTAATGTATTAGTTACAGATACTCCTGGATCCTTTACCCAAGCTAATGGACAGATTAATTTAACAAATAAATCACAATATAAAGCTTACGGACAAGAGCTTGAAATCCGTCGTGGATTGCTTATTTTTTCAGGTCCTATTGATAAACCTCAACTAAACATAGAGGCAGTACGAATCATTGATTCAGATCGTGTTACAGCTGGGATAAGAATCCATGGACTTGCTACAGCACCTGAACCTACTTTGTTCTCTGAACCACCTATGAATCAAAGTGATATTTTATCCTACCTTGTAATGGGCAGACCCTTATCAAATGGTAGTAATGCCGGTCTTGATCGAAGTCAGCTAATGGAAAAAACAGCCACTTCCCTTGGACTTGCGGGTGGTGGCTTTTTAGCAAAGGGATTAAGTAAAATAACAGGGCTTGATAAATTAGGAATTATTGATGATGTTGGGGTTGAAAACACCATGCCCGGTGTGAATCAAAGTGCTGCGTTTATGCTAGGTAAACATATCTCTCCTCGGCTATATATTGGTTATGGGGTAGGTATTCTTGAACGATTTAATGCTTTTCGTATTCGTTATACTCTAAATAGATTATTAAGGTTACAAGCGGAGACAGGTATGGAAAGTGGTGGCGATTTGTTATTTGATTTAGAGCGATAATAAAAAATAATATTAAAAGTTGAGGGAAATTTATTGGCTAATAGCACTTATCAACCTGATTTAGTGAAAACACCTACTACTTTTCAGGAGTTAATTTTTCGGTTACAGCAATATTGGGCCGATCAGGGTTGTGCAGTATTACAGCCCTATGATTTAGAAGTAGGTGCCGGCACTTTTCATCCAGGTACATTTTTACGAGCAATCGGTCCGGAACCTTGGCGATCTGCTTATGTTCAACCTTCACGTCGCCCCACGGATGGTCGCTATGGTAATAATCCTAATCGCCTCCAGCATTACTACCAATTTCAAGTCGTACTTAAACCCTCACCTCTTGAAATTCAAAATTTATATTTAGATTCATTGAATATGTTAGGTATTTCCCCCCTAATCCATGATATTCGCTTCGTTGAGGATAATTGGGAATCGCCAAGTCTTGGTGCTTGGGGGCTTGGCTGGGAAGTCTGGCTTAATGGTATGGAGGTTACTCAATTTACTTATTTTCAGCAAGTAGGTGGTCTAGGATGTAAACCAGTGACCGGAGAAATTACCTATGGCTTAGAGCGGATCGCCATGTATTTACAAAATATAAATAATGTTTACGATTTAATATGGTCGGATAGTCCTCAAGGACAGATCACCTATGGTGATGTGTTCCATCAAAATGAAGTTGAAATGTCCACCTATAATTTTGAACAGGCAAATACAGAATACTTATTTACATGGTTTGATCACTACGAATCTGAAAGCAAACGGCTTATTGAAGCTCAATTACCTCTACCTGCCTATGAGATGGTACTGAAGGCTTCTCATACCTTTAATCTTTTAGATTCTCGTCATGCCATTTCTGTGACAGAACGCCAGCGCTATATTTTCCGAGTTCGCACGCTTGCTTGTGCGGTAGCAGAATCATATTTTGCCCGAAGGGAATTTTTAGGATTTCCTATGCTGATAGAGAAAGGAGAGGGCTAACATGATTGAAGTTCGTGATCTTCTTGTAGAAATAGGAACAGAAGAATTACCCCCCAAGTCTTTACTTAAATTTTCAGAAGAACTTGCGAGTGCTTTAGGTAAAAAATTACAAGAAGCAAAATTATCCTATGAAGAGATAAAAAATTATGGATCCCCTAGGCGACTTGCAGTTCTAGTAAAGAATCTTGCAGTATCCCAACCTGATTGGATACTAGAGCGCCGAGGTCCTGTTTTGGCTGCTGCTTTTAAAAATAATCAACCTACTCCTGCTGCTCAAGGGTTTGCTCAAAGTTGCGGAGTAGCTGTGAATGATTTAGAGCAATTAAAAAATGAAAAAGGCACTTGGCTAATTTACCGAAAGTCGCAAAAAGGATCTGCAACCCAAGCGTTATTTCCTGAAATTATTGCTGAAAGCCTTAAAGCATTATCTATGCCAAAACCTATGTGTTGGGGCGATCTTGAAATAGAATTTATTCGACCTGTCCATTGGCTTGTGCTACTTTTTGGTAGCGAGGTTATCCCTACCACTTTGTTTAACATTACTGCAGATAAGAACACAAGGGGACATCGATTCCACAACCCTAAACCATTAGCACTACACTACCCTAGTGAATATGAGGACGTATTAGCATTTCAAGGTAAAGTCATTGCTGATTTTGCTAAACGGCGTGCAATGATTATCACTCAAGTTGAAGTAATAGCTCAATCCCTAAATGGAATCCCACTCATAGCAGAATCCCTATTAAATGAAGTTACTGCATTAGTGGAATGGCCTGTTGCTTTATGGGGAAAGTTTGATTCAACATTCCTCTCTTTACCAAGAGAAGCATTAATTGCCACTATGGAAGGCAATCAGAAATACTTTCCAGTGGAAGATAAAAATCATAATTTACTCCCTTACTTTATTACCGTAGCTAATATAGAGGGCCAAAATCCGGCTATGATAATTGCTGGTAATGAAAGGGTAATTCGCCCACGTCTTGCCGATGCAGATTTTTTCTATACTACCGATTGCAAAACCCCTTTAATCTCCCGTAGAGATCAACTTAAAAAAATTACTTTTCAAGAAAAATTAGGTAGTATTTTTGAAAAAACAGAGCGGATCTCTCACTTAGCTGCCACAATTACTCAGGAAACGAGTAGCAATGAAGATTGGGCAAAGCGATCTGGGCTGCTATCTAAATGTGATTTAGTTACCCAAATGGTAATGGAATTTCCTGAGTTACAAGGCACAATGGGTTATTATTATGCCCTTCATGATCGGGAACCTGAATCAGTAGCGATTGCACTAAAGGAGCAATACCTCCCTCGCTTTGCAGGAGATAATTTGCCTCAAACCCCGACTGGTTGTGCACTTAGTCTTGCTGATCGATTAGATAGCTTAATAGGATTTTTTGGGATTGATATATTACCTAGTGGTGATAAAGATCCTTATGGCTTGCGTCGTGCGGCACTAGGGATCATCCGAGTTATGATAGAAAATAAATTAAATCTAGATTTAATTTATTTGTTAAAAGTAAGTTACCAGTCCTATCAAGGAATTTTAATAAAAAATGAAACTACTGTAGATCAAATCTATGAGTATATTTTAGAACGTTTAAGAAGTTATTATTTAGATATAGGGTTTACTAATGATGTAATTGAATCGGTGTTAGTACTTAAGCTAAATAATTTACTCGACATTCACCAGCGACTTGAAGCAGTTACCCAGTTTGTTAAATTACCTGAAGCTCAAGCTCTGTCAGAAGCAAATAAACGGGTGAGAAATATATTGCGTAAAAGCGAAGAAGGAATTCCGAAACAAGTTGATTCTCAATGGCTGAAAGAGAAGGCTGAGCAGGATTTAGCACAACATATCTTTAACCTAGATCAGAGAATTACACCTCTATTAAAAAATAGAGAATATAGTCTAGCTTTACAGGAGCTAGCAAACTTACACCAGCCTATTAATCAATTTTTTGATAGTATTATGGTAATGGTAGAGGATTCCACACTGCGAATCAATCGCTTGGCACTACTTAACCAAATGCAGATTTTATTCTTAAAAATTGCAGATATTTCTCAATTACAAATTTAATTTATTATGGGGCTAATTATTTTAGATCGGGATGGGGTTATAAATAAGGATTCTGATAAATACATTAAATCCCCAGAGGAATGGATACCCATTCCGGGTAGTTTAGAGGCCATTGTACGGCTTAATCAAGCAGGTTATCGGGTAGTAATTATCACCAACCAATCTGGTATTGCTCGAGGACTCTTTGATATCTCTGATCTTTATCGCATTCATAATAAAATGTATCAACTCCTAACTCAAATGGGAGGAACTATTGAAGCTATTTTATTTTGCCCCCATCTTCCAGAAGAAAATTGCAGTTGTCGTAAACCTAAACCAGGTTTATTTCAAGACTTAAGCCAACGATTGCGTCTTCAATTAGTGGATTTACCAGCCATTGGCGATTCCATAAGGGATATTCAAGCAGCTCAAAGTGCAGGTGCAGCCCCTATTTTAGTACGTACTGGGAAAGGAAGCATCACCGAAAATAGTAAGGAATTACCTCAAGGTATTCCGTGCTACGATGATTTATCTTCTGCAGTTAGCAGTTTATTAGCAACTACCCCATAGTTATGCTGCTATCAAACCAGCCTTCTCAAAGTGAGCTATTTCTACGCTCATTAGTTTTTACAATTGGGCAAGCTATTTCTACTATCGTATTTGCTTTTGGAGGATTATGCTTAGCTCCTTTCTCTTTTACCCAGCGCTATGGTTTTCTCATTCAGTGGGGGCGAGTTAATTTTTGGTTATTAAAAAAAATATGCAACCTGGATTTTCGAGTACAAGGATTTGAACATATTCCTCTGGGTCCAGCTGTTGTTTTTTGTAAACATCAGTCTGCTTGGGAAACCATTGCTCTACAACGTATTTTTCCACCCCAGATTTGGGTACTTAGAAAAAGCTTGTTGTGGATCCCCTTTTTTGGCTGGGGATTAGCCTTACTTGATCCGATTGCCATTGACCGCAAAGCAGGCAGAAAAGCACTAAACCAAATTATAGAGCAAGGTAAACAACGGCTTGAAGCAGGTCGTTGGGTTGTGGTATTCCCAGAAGGCACTCGAATGCCACCGGGAGAGATGGGTAAATTTAAGGTTGGGGGAGCAAGCCTTGCCCAAGCAACAGGCTATCCAGTGATTCCCGTTGCTCATAATGCTGGGTATTTTTGGCCAAAAAGAGGATTTATTAAATACCCTGGGATTATTGATGTAATTATTGGCCCAATGATTGAAACTAAAGAGAAAACTGTAGATGAGATCAACCAAGCTGCTTATAGTTGGGTGGCAGAAACTATGAAATTAATTGATCCACCTAGTAATGATAGATAGTAAGTAATTAAATCACTTACTATCTATTTAAACTAATCTAAGATTCTTCTAAATGGCTATCTAACAGCTTAGCTAGCTCAGGTTTGGATAATAATCCCACCTTAGTAGCATCTACTTTCCCATTTTTAAACAGCATTAAGGTAGGAATACCTCGAATACCATATTTTGGCGGGGTAGCTGGGTTTTCATCAATATTTAATTTACAAATTTTGACCTTACCTGCATAGTCCTTAGCTATTTCTTCTAAAATAGGGGCAATCGCCTTACAAGGACCACACCACTCAGCCCAGTAATCTACAAGAGCAGGTAGGCTGGATTTAAGCACTTCTTGCTCAAAAGTAGAATCAGTTACCGCTACAATTTGACTCATTACAAATGCAACTCCGTTCAATTTAGAGATATTAGTTTTTTATTATACAGAAATTAAGGACAGTCTTGAATTTGATTAATTAACTGTTTCTTGATCTTCTATTAGGTGAGGTGCAAGCATTTCAATTCCTGCATTAAAATTTGCAAGATTACCTGTTTGAAAATTGCTAAGAGTAGGAAATTGGCTAATATTATGCTAAGAGTAGGAAATTGGCTAATATTATTAGGAATAATCCTTCCTTTTGTATCTATACTTTCTCTAAAAGTAGTGTTTCTACTTGTACATTCTGAAGAGGGTGCTGAAACTGGAACCAGCAGAAGACCTCCCCCCCGTAAGAATTTGCCCACTGTTATCAATACCTATGGCGCTGCCAATAACGTAATTACTTCCTCCTATAATAAAATCGTTTAAATCATAAATTTTTCCACCCTCACCGCTAACAAAGCCATGCTGGCTATAACCAAAAAAAGCTTGATTATCTGCAAACTGAAAGGATCCTACCACCTGCCCAGAATCACTGATTGCACTTGGGGTAATAAAACTATCAGGTCTAGAGGATGAAGTAAGTAGAGTAATTTCTGATTGAATGTTTCCAATAAAAGCAGATCCATTATTAAGGATGCCAATAATTTGTCCTTGGTTATTTAGACCAAAGATATGGGAAATATAGGTAGGCGTAGACAAAGATAGACTCTTTGCATCTAAAAGAACTAACTTGCTCTGATCGGAAGGATCAGTAATAAAGGCATGATATACTGATGCGATAGTTTCAAAGCTAGCGCTTGAATCAAGCTGTGAGAATTTCTCAGAATCAATATATACTCCTGCAATTTGCCCTTGATCATTAATTCTAACCATAAATGGTAAAGAGTAATTTTTTTCCAAAGGCAGAACAGTATTTAAGTCTTTGATACCATGGGAATCGCCAATGAATCCCTTTGGGTTACGGGTATTATCAGAGACACCATAGTTATAAAAACCTACTACTTGCCCTTGGTTATTCATATCTACTACTTGGCTATTAAATACAGATCCTTGAGGGGGTTGCGATCCATCAGCCTTTGTATTTTGAATATTCGGGGCGGGTATACCCATACTTTGAGGATCAGCTAACTGGTTTAAATCAACAAAAAAATTATTCCCCCCTATAAAAGCGTGATTTGTAGGGTAGTTTATATTAAAAAAAGAAGCGAGCTAAAAAGTCCCTGCAACTGAACCACTATTATTAATTGTTGTAAGGACATTAAAAAGTGCAGCTTCACCTTCCATGTTACTGCTGAGCGTAACTTTTATTTTTTTATTTGATCCCCACTGCAAAGCATTTAGGCTTTCAATTGTGCCATCTAAGTTACGAATCGTTGGAACTGGCGAGGGAAGCCTAGGGTCAGCGCCCACTTCTGCAATTAATCCATTATCACTCATGCTGGCAGCAATTTTCTCAGTACCTAAATCAATGACTTGATATTGAGCTGGGATCGCATAAACAGTAGTAGTCATTAATAAGGATAAAGTAACTACTCGAAATAGAAAGTAGAGTTTCATAGTGTGCTCTTTGTTATCATTCTTTGGGCAGGTTAGCCCAGAGATTTTTGTATGAATAAATTTGGATTAAATTTAAGGACAATTTTGAACTGGGTTTGTGGGGAGACTATTAGGAGTAACCCCTTGAGATTCCATAAGATGGGGTGCGAGTCTCTCAAGTCCTGCATTCAAATTGGCACGATTGCCTATTTGAGAGTTGCTGAGGGTAGGAAATTGATTAATATTATTAGGAATAATTCTTCCTTTCGTATCTATACTTGTTCTATTGCTAGGGTTTACAGATGTACACTCTGATCCTAAAGAGGTGGGAGTAAGTAAAAAATAGCCCATACTAGTAGAATCTGCATTGGTTGTGCTAACGACTATCTCACCTGATTCTGTAATGCCATAAGCTTCATTAATATGATCTCCACTTGGAATACCTGTAACTAAATCATTTAAATCATAGATTCCTTCCTGGGCATTGCCTACAAAGCCAAAAAATTCAGATCCTCCTACAATATTAGGATTTCTTCGGGCAAATTGTCCTATTATAATTCCCTGATTATTAATAGTATGAGGGTAAATACCTGATGCTCCAGAGGGTGTGCTAAGCCGAGTAGTAGTGCTAGATTGAAAATCAAACGTGGTAGTATAATACTGGCTTTGACTTTCTCCGTCATAGCTAAGACCGAGTATTTGCCCTTGATTATTAATATTAACTACATTCCAAATAATCGAAGGATCAAATGTAGTAAATTGCCCACTTTGAGGGTTAGCAATAAAAGAATAACCTTTATGTGTATTCAAATCAGTATAGCTGCCCCTCATCATTAATACTAAGATTATTTACGCTATAATTTCCCA is part of the Candidatus Nitrosacidococcus sp. I8 genome and encodes:
- the trxA gene encoding thioredoxin TrxA; its protein translation is MSQIVAVTDSTFEQEVLKSSLPALVDYWAEWCGPCKAIAPILEEIAKDYAGKVKICKLNIDENPATPPKYGIRGIPTLMLFKNGKVDATKVGLLSKPELAKLLDSHLEES
- the gmhB gene encoding D-glycero-beta-D-manno-heptose 1,7-bisphosphate 7-phosphatase; translation: MGLIILDRDGVINKDSDKYIKSPEEWIPIPGSLEAIVRLNQAGYRVVIITNQSGIARGLFDISDLYRIHNKMYQLLTQMGGTIEAILFCPHLPEENCSCRKPKPGLFQDLSQRLRLQLVDLPAIGDSIRDIQAAQSAGAAPILVRTGKGSITENSKELPQGIPCYDDLSSAVSSLLATTP
- a CDS encoding lysophospholipid acyltransferase family protein — translated: MLLSNQPSQSELFLRSLVFTIGQAISTIVFAFGGLCLAPFSFTQRYGFLIQWGRVNFWLLKKICNLDFRVQGFEHIPLGPAVVFCKHQSAWETIALQRIFPPQIWVLRKSLLWIPFFGWGLALLDPIAIDRKAGRKALNQIIEQGKQRLEAGRWVVVFPEGTRMPPGEMGKFKVGGASLAQATGYPVIPVAHNAGYFWPKRGFIKYPGIIDVIIGPMIETKEKTVDEINQAAYSWVAETMKLIDPPSNDR
- a CDS encoding DUF3466 family protein: MGIPAPNIQNTKADGSQPPQGSVFNSQVVDMNNQGQVVGFYNYGVSDNTRNPKGFIGDSHGIKDLNTVLPLEKNYSLPFMVRINDQGQIAGVYIDSEKFSQLDSSASFETIASVYHAFITDPSDQSKLVLLDAKSLSLSTPTYISHIFGLNNQGQIIGILNNGSAFIGNIQSEITLLTSSSRPDSFITPSAISDSGQVVGSFQFADNQAFFGYSQHGFVSGEGGKIYDLNDFIIGGSNYVIGSAIGIDNSGQILTGGRSSAGSSFSTLFRMYK
- the glyS gene encoding glycine--tRNA ligase subunit beta — encoded protein: MIEVRDLLVEIGTEELPPKSLLKFSEELASALGKKLQEAKLSYEEIKNYGSPRRLAVLVKNLAVSQPDWILERRGPVLAAAFKNNQPTPAAQGFAQSCGVAVNDLEQLKNEKGTWLIYRKSQKGSATQALFPEIIAESLKALSMPKPMCWGDLEIEFIRPVHWLVLLFGSEVIPTTLFNITADKNTRGHRFHNPKPLALHYPSEYEDVLAFQGKVIADFAKRRAMIITQVEVIAQSLNGIPLIAESLLNEVTALVEWPVALWGKFDSTFLSLPREALIATMEGNQKYFPVEDKNHNLLPYFITVANIEGQNPAMIIAGNERVIRPRLADADFFYTTDCKTPLISRRDQLKKITFQEKLGSIFEKTERISHLAATITQETSSNEDWAKRSGLLSKCDLVTQMVMEFPELQGTMGYYYALHDREPESVAIALKEQYLPRFAGDNLPQTPTGCALSLADRLDSLIGFFGIDILPSGDKDPYGLRRAALGIIRVMIENKLNLDLIYLLKVSYQSYQGILIKNETTVDQIYEYILERLRSYYLDIGFTNDVIESVLVLKLNNLLDIHQRLEAVTQFVKLPEAQALSEANKRVRNILRKSEEGIPKQVDSQWLKEKAEQDLAQHIFNLDQRITPLLKNREYSLALQELANLHQPINQFFDSIMVMVEDSTLRINRLALLNQMQILFLKIADISQLQI